In a single window of the Gemmatimonadota bacterium genome:
- a CDS encoding spermidine/putrescine ABC transporter substrate-binding protein — protein MKDVQGFEVAEDPRGARAARTGMMRRDFLRMGLSAATASMLAACITRRKAPPPNEQPLSAAGPLEGELRIFNWSDYIAAETIARFEREFRVRVSYDTFESNEEMVAKLVAGGDGYDLVGPTSYLVPVLAEGGLLAPLDHAVLSRWHNLLPAFLDAPSDRGGRYAMPYQWGTTGIAYREDLVAASLTTWGVFADASLAGKMTMLDDGREVIGTMLKWRGRSINSTDGSELTAAKRDAIAVKPHLRAYISAPVKGQLVSGDVQVAQLFSPDARQAQLEEPRVQYVIPAEGSEIYLDTLAIPRDAPHRRAAHAFLDYLLRPEVAAEIAEQTGGGPVNGAAIPLMRHPVAPPDPAQLARLEYQRDLGPATDQWDRLWTEIKSA, from the coding sequence GTGAAGGACGTGCAGGGGTTCGAGGTTGCCGAAGATCCGCGCGGCGCACGCGCCGCGCGTACGGGTATGATGCGACGAGATTTCCTGCGGATGGGTTTGTCCGCCGCGACCGCATCAATGCTTGCTGCCTGCATCACCAGGCGGAAGGCGCCACCCCCCAACGAACAGCCACTCTCGGCCGCGGGCCCGCTCGAGGGCGAGTTGCGGATCTTCAACTGGTCGGACTACATCGCGGCCGAGACGATCGCCCGCTTCGAACGCGAATTCCGGGTGCGTGTGAGCTACGACACCTTCGAGAGCAACGAGGAGATGGTCGCCAAGCTGGTTGCCGGCGGCGATGGGTATGACCTCGTTGGGCCGACATCGTATCTCGTCCCGGTGCTCGCGGAAGGCGGGTTGCTCGCGCCGCTCGATCACGCCGTGCTGAGTCGATGGCATAACCTGCTTCCCGCCTTTCTCGATGCTCCGTCCGATCGCGGCGGGCGCTATGCCATGCCCTATCAGTGGGGAACCACCGGCATCGCCTACCGCGAAGATCTCGTCGCCGCGTCACTCACGACCTGGGGTGTCTTTGCCGATGCCTCACTGGCCGGGAAGATGACGATGCTGGACGACGGACGCGAAGTGATCGGAACGATGCTCAAATGGCGTGGCCGATCGATCAACAGCACGGACGGGTCCGAGCTGACGGCGGCCAAGCGCGACGCGATTGCCGTGAAGCCACACCTCCGCGCCTACATTTCGGCACCGGTCAAGGGACAACTCGTGAGTGGCGATGTGCAGGTGGCACAGCTCTTCTCCCCTGATGCGCGCCAGGCCCAGTTGGAGGAGCCGCGAGTGCAGTATGTTATCCCGGCAGAAGGAAGCGAGATCTATCTCGACACCCTCGCCATTCCCCGGGATGCGCCGCATCGACGGGCCGCGCACGCCTTTCTCGACTATCTCCTGCGCCCTGAAGTGGCCGCCGAGATCGCCGAGCAGACCGGCGGTGGCCCCGTCAACGGAGCCGCGATTCCACTCATGCGTCATCCGGTGGCGCCCCCCGATCCGGCGCAGCTCGCACGCCTCGAATACCAGCGCGACCTCGGCCCGGCAACCGATCAATGGGATCGGCTGTGGACCGAGATCAAGTCGGCCTGA